One window from the genome of Garra rufa chromosome 1, GarRuf1.0, whole genome shotgun sequence encodes:
- the LOC141325534 gene encoding uncharacterized protein, which translates to MLLNKTLKQSRPLLSAVGFTEMLTENRKRQRAEGDDEDAQMPQAKRLSSTLQSSETGRESWESESSSSESSWISSPDNAAGSSSHCGVDVIGLHSGPGPCSPHSASKQSDPLDLLSYQQINRVLREAHFHSLQSRAHSKHR; encoded by the exons ATGCTGCTCAATAAAACACTCAAACAGTCAAGACCTTTGTTATCTGCTGTGGGATTCACGGAAATGCTAACAGAAAACAG GAAACGTCAGCGTGCTGAAGGGGACGACGAAGATGCTCAGATGCCTCAGGCCAAACGACTGAGTTCAACCCTCCAGAGCTCTGAGACGGGTAGAGAATCATGGGAGTCTGAG TCTTCCAGTAGTGAGAGCAGTTGGATCAGCAGTCCGGATAACGCCGCAGGGAGCAGCAGCCATTGTGGAGTGGACGTTATCGGGCTCCACAGCGGACCCGGCCCCTGCAGTCCCCACAGTGCCTCTAAGCAGTCGGACCCCTTGGACCTGCTGTCCTACCAGCAGATCAACCGTGTCCTGAGGGAAGCCCATTTCCACAGCTTACAAAGCCGAGCTCATTCCAAGCACAGGTGA